Proteins found in one Xyrauchen texanus isolate HMW12.3.18 chromosome 30, RBS_HiC_50CHRs, whole genome shotgun sequence genomic segment:
- the LOC127624192 gene encoding 4-galactosyl-N-acetylglucosaminide 3-alpha-L-fucosyltransferase 9-like, translated as MTSVFNGILRPVVIAILLLGCFATIFFMYIKPNNIGLSWPTQLAATTINGKIRTPAKKQDNQTVVLIWLWPFGQTYDLNTCSTLFNIEGCSLTADRSLYNKSSGVVIHHRDISRDLSSLPPANRPASQKWIWMNLESPSHSPKIPGIEKLFNLTLNYRQDSDIQVPYGSIVSVGDGKDFVLPAKTKLVCWIVSNWNPDHARVKYYNELSKHIEIHTYGQAFADYIVDKDFFPTIATCKFYLSFENSIHKDYITEKLYNPLSVGSVPITLGPARQNYENFVPGNAFIHVDDFLSPKELADYLLLLDKNEELYLQYFDWRKHFKVKLSYFWAEHTCRACDYLQRHKEYKACNNLDSWFWD; from the coding sequence ATGACCTCAGTATTTAACGGGATCCTGCGGCCTGTTGTCATTGCCATCCTGTTGCTGGGGTGCTTTGCGACCATATTTTTCATGTACATAAAACCAAATAATATTGGCTTGTCTTGGCCTACTCAGCTCGCAGCAACTACCATAAATGGGAAAATTCGAACGCCAGCAAAAAAACAAGACAATCAGACAGTGGTTCTAATCTGGCTTTGGCCGTTTGGTCAAACATATGACCTGAACACTTGCAGCACCCTTTTCAACATTGAGGGCTGCTCCTTGACTGCTGATCGTTCTCTTTACAACAAATCCAGCGGAGTAGTGATCCACCACAGGGATATCAGTCGAGATTTATCCAGCCTGCCCCCTGCCAACCGACCAGCCTCCCAGAAATGGATCTGGATGAACCTAGAGTCTCCTTCTCATTCCCCAAAAATTCCAGGAATAGAGAAGCTTTTTAATTTGACCCTGAATTACCGGCAGGATTCTGATATTCAGGTGCCTTACGGCTCAATTGTATCTGTCGGAGATGGGAAGGATTTTGTTTTGCCCGCTAAGACCAAACTGGTTTGCTGGATTGTAAGCAATTGGAATCCAGACCATGCCAGGGTGAAATACTATAACGAACTGAGCAAGCACATAGAAATACACACATATGGTCAGGCTTTTGCGGACTACATTGTTGATAAAGATTTTTTCCCCACTATTGCTACCTGCAAATTCTACCTGTCCTTTGAAAACTCAATCCACAAAGACTATATTACGGAGAAATTGTACAATCCTTTATCAGTTGGGAGCGTTCCGATTACTCTCGGCCCGGCTCGACAAAATTATGAGAACTTTGTGCCCGGAAATGCATTTATACACGTTGATGACTTTTTGTCCCCGAAAGAGTTAGCAGATTACCTTTTGTTGCTGGATAAAAATGAAGAGCTCTATCTGCAGTATTTTGATTGGAGGAAGCATTTCAAAGTAAAGCTCTCCTACTTTTGGGCTGAGCATACATGTCGTGCCTGTGATTACTTACAAAGGCATAAGGAATACAAAGCTTGTAATAACCTGGATTCTTGGTTTTGGGATTGA